The DNA region GGATCTACAGGATGGGGACACCGGAGGGGGCGTAGAGTGTGTAATACGACTTGAGAGCTTGTTTAGAGAGCAGAGTTGAGGATTATTTCACCTGTGAAAGGTAGAACAATCCTGTCTAGAGGGGTTGCCTGTCTGTGTAGAGCATAATGCTTCAAAGAAAACATCAGATGCATTGTTGTTTCAACGAAAGGGTTGTCATTGTACTTTTTGTATACGAAAACCGACATTGAAACAACTTTATAGTgagatatagaaaaaaaaaaaagtttttattcagcaattccaaaTGGAACAGAAGGGACACCATGAAAACAGCTCCGAAAATACTCAATTATGTGAAGTTATTCAACatactttttatattttgtaacgTTTGAAAATCAGACAagtaaatttcaatttattattatCAAACtcccttttttaaagttcatcCTCAAATCGTCACAGACGTATCACAAGATAGACAACAACGTCTAtagaaaaataagtattgaaatttcaagccacaaatttgaaaatataagcaaaaaatacaaaagaaacTAAGAAGGTTGCATTATTTAAATAGAATAGTTTTAAAGTTGGTAATAAGTAAAACTatatgcaacaacaacaaaaataaaaagaaaaattcaaattaaataaattatatgTAAAAATTAATGTCTGCacaattttcgaattctttttcaaatggctatatcAGCAAAGGAAACTCATGGCGgttaggattttttgaaatgacTCTAGAATAATTATTCAAGATAAAGTGAATAGGTTTCTATTTTTGcttatttcttgaaattttcgaagcttttctataaataaaaataaaaccgtTAAGCAAGTCAAAAACACAAACTCTTGCTTCAATATTTTCTTCTACTATCATTTTAATCGATTTATTTAgtagttttatttaaattcatgcttAAAAGTATTTCTTATAAATAAGTTTTTCCctggagtaaaaaaaataagtgataataaaattggtaaaaaaagacaaaaaatttaaaaaaaacaaataacaaaaaaaagcaaaaaaaaagcaaaaagcaaaaagcaaaaagcaaaaagcaaaaagcaaaaagcaaaaagcaaaaagcaaaaagcaaaaagcaaaaagcaaaaagcaaaaagcaaaaagcaaaaagcaaaagcaaaagcaaaaagcaaaaagcaaaaagcaaaagcaaaagcaaaaagcaaaagcaaaagcaaaagcaaaaagcaaaagcaaaaagcaaaagcaaaagcaaaagcaaaagcaaaagcaaaagcaaaaagcaaaagcaaaagcaaaaagcaaaagcaaaaagcaaaagcaaaaagcaaaagcaaaagcaaaagcaaaagcaaaagcaaaaagcaaaagcaaaaagcaaaaagcaaaagcaaaagcaaaagcaaaaagcaaaagcaaaagcaaaagcaaaagcaaaagcaaaaagcaaaaaaaagcaaaagcaaaagcaaaaagcaaaagcaaaagcaaaaagcaaaagcaaaagcaaaaaaagcaaaaaaaaaaagcaaaagcaaaagcaaaagcaaaagcaaaagcaaaagcaaaagcaaaagcaaaaagcaaaaagcaaaagcaaaagcaaaaagcaaaagcaaaaagcaaaagcaaaaagcaaaaagcaaaagcaaaaagcaaaaagcaaaagcaaaagcaaaaagcaaaagcaaaagcaaaagcaaaagcaaaagcaaaagcaaaaagcaaaagcaaaagcaaaagcaaaaagcaaaaagcaaaagcaaaaagcaaaaagcaaaagcaaaaagcaaaagcaaaagcaaaaagcaaaagcaaaaagcaaaagcaaaagcaaaaagcaaaagcaaaaagcaaaagcaaaagcaaaaagcaaaaagcaaaagcaaaagcaaaaagcaaaagcaaaaagcaaaaagcaaaagcaaaagcaaaagcaaaaagcaaaagcaaaaaaaaagcaaaagcaaaagcaaaagcaaaagcaaaaagcaaaagcaaaagcaaaaaaaaagcaaaagcaaaagcaaaagcaaaagcaaaagcaaaagcaaaaagcaaaaagcaaaagcaaaaacaaaaagcaaaagcaaaagcaaaagcaaaagcaaaagcaaaagcaaaaagcaaaaagcaaaaagcaaaaagcaaaaagcaaaaagcaaaaagcaaaaagcaaaaagcaaaaagcaaaaaacaaaaaacaaaaaacaaaaaacaaaaaacaaaaaacaaaaaacaaaaaacaaaaaacaaaaaaacaaacaacaaaaaactcgcTTGAAGTTATTTTCAGTTGTTACTTTTAGCTATTATTAGTTTTTGCTCCCTttacttgaaataaaaatatgaaggaAATGAAGGGAAGTGTGAGTtcgaaaatgtaaacaaaaatcgtaaaaaatacATATAACGGGTATTAAACTGTGACTAAATGGCAAATGAATGATTCACTTTATATTTTAAAAGCTGActatttaaaatcaagaataatcaaaatgatcaaactaATCAAAATTCAACGTTAACATCTGAAAAGAAAGCAGATTTTCCATGTGAGTAGACACAAATTGGCCCACTTGTTTGCTAAATTATGTGAATTAtagattttggtattttttaaggttttacaGATAACAGTTACTATTTCATTTTCTGTACAGTTGGAATCAGTCATCAAATTGAACCATTATGAACAGAAATGTTGCCATGGTGCCGAGCAtctgaaaattataaatcaaTTAGTTTTTGCTAGTGCTGATTTCACATGTTTtcaacaaacattgaaaaatactcTCAAGTTAACATCGAAGAACCAGGTTGTAATTTTTGGAGGATTCATAGTTATTTGTAGCATAAGGGAGCGTATCTGTAATTCACAAGAAACTGAATTAAACTTTATTGAATTTGCCACATTTCTTTAACCATACCTTAATCTCCTCCAACCCTGCTCTCACTTTGTCGGAACTAATGACCAAACCAAGAATGTGCACCGTGCGTCGGGATACCAGCTCGAGTAGATGCCCCGCGGACAGAATAACCAGCGCCCCTAGACAGTACTCGGCCCACCACACCAGATACATCGAGCTGGCCACAATGCTCTCAAAGTGTCCCGTCCGGATGGCTCGATACGTTGCGAAAAGGGTCATCAGCCCGTACGATACCACAATGCCCAGGTACGAAGTGATTTCGGTCCAGACGTAGAAGCTTTGGCTGAGGGAGAGGTTATACAAATCGTCGAAGATCAGTGCAACTTGGGAAATTTTCAGGTGAAGGACTTCAGTAGGTCGAATCTGTTCCTTAGCTTTGATCAGGATCAAGTTAGACTGCATCGTCTGGGGACTTGAGTTCAGGATGTGTCTGTAAAAGAAGCACAAGAATTTTAGTCAACTTTGAGATTTGTTGTTAATTAGAATACTTTAGACATCGTTGAACCAAGCAGACTCTCCGATGAAGCAGAAAGATCATGATAAAGGTATTGTAGGCCAGTACAAGCCCACTGATACTAACGAAGATCTGTCCACCGTAGAAGATCATTCCATCTGCAAGATTGTTCAATAGATACAGACAGTACACTCCGAATCCAACAGCAATCAGAATAACtgtcaaaaatattccaaagatTCCCAATACCAGTCTCCACTCCCGGTCATAATCAACCGCAACTCCCAACTCCGTGCGTACTCTTCGATCAACCTGGACAAACTGGTTCAGGATGGTTCCCATCTGCCGTTGTCTAGCAGCTCGTCCTACCAAGGCAATGAACATCGTGACGTAGCTGGTTTGCAGCATCAGGTGTCCCCCGACGTCCAACAGTTCCGATCCGGTGATTAAGTAGTTTGAATCTTTGGCGAGGGCCTTGTTTTGGAATGCAAAGTACAGGTAGGTTGATGCGTTGACCAGGAACAGGACCGTTCCCGATCGGGACAGTCCGGGACTGGTGATTTGGGAACCGGATTGACGGAATGAGCGGACGTTGAAGCCGAACAAATGCGTGAGCAGGAACAGAGAGCGGAAGTTGTCCATTGCTGCACGCTCAACGATTCTAAACTATCAACACCGATTGAGTGTGCGTTCTGAGCTACGATGGATTTGTTTAAGTATTCCAAAGTATAAGCTTCGTTTTGAGTTGGGTCATTCTAAAAAGCTATTAAAATATGATGTCAGTCGATAaaggaaaataattaaatatttattaaatgtgGAGATgttcagcaaataaaaaaaatctgatcaaaattacaaatctagaggttattgaaaaaatgccaaaaagcCTAAATCAttaattattattgaaaattattttacttagaCATCCCTATTTGGACGGATCTCTTCGTAAGTTCACTATCTT from Culex quinquefasciatus strain JHB chromosome 3, VPISU_Cqui_1.0_pri_paternal, whole genome shotgun sequence includes:
- the LOC119768925 gene encoding uncharacterized protein LOC119768925, giving the protein MDNFRSLFLLTHLFGFNVRSFRQSGSQITSPGLSRSGTVLFLVNASTYLYFAFQNKALAKDSNYLITGSELLDVGGHLMLQTSYVTMFIALVGRAARQRQMGTILNQFVQVDRRVRTELGVAVDYDREWRLVLGIFGIFLTVILIAVGFGVYCLYLLNNLADGMIFYGGQIFVSISGLVLAYNTFIMIFLLHRRVCLVQRCLNPQTMQSNLILIKAKEQIRPTEVLHLKISQVALIFDDLYNLSLSQSFYVWTEITSYLGIVVSYGLMTLFATYRAIRTGHFESIVASSMYLVWWAEYCLGALVILSAGHLLELVSRRTVHILGLVISSDKVRAGLEEIKIRSLMLQITMNPPKITTWFFDVNLRASSTEESCQVLGSLYGEFRNKVDATRCSCERRRLELPVWDIPTTVPRCRDGLSAVPA